The Thermosinus carboxydivorans Nor1 DNA segment GCGCGCAAATGTCTCTGCGGGAAAAAGCAGAGCGTGCCCACGTCGTAATTGATAACAGCGGTAGCATCGATGCCACGCGCCGGCAGGTGCTAATCGCCTGGCAGAAAATCCCCGCTGAACAATAGCGAATGTTTGCATTAGTCAATACATACTTTGTAGCGAGTAATATGACGGAGTGATTAATTTTGCGCGTTTTGTCCTGGCTGAAGGCATTGGTTGTAGGGCTTTTTGTATTGGCCGCCGGGAGTTATGCCGTTTATAACAGTGAATGGTTTCAAAAAAAATACCTGTATCCATTTCCGTATCAGAATTTAGTTTATCAATACTCCCTGGAGCATAATCTTGACCCTTTTTTGGTAGCTGGCCTTATTCGCACGGAAAGCAAGTTTGTCCCTCAGGCCGTCTCCCCGAAAGGGGCGCTGGGATTGATGCAAATAATGCCGGAAACTGGTCAATGGCTGGCGGGACAAATTGGGAGGCGGGATTTTCAGGTACAGGATTTGACAGACCCGGAGACTAATATTGCTTTTGGAACTTGGTACCTTGCGTCACTAAAGCGCGAATTTCAGGATAACGAAGTTCTGGCTCTTGCCGCCTATAACGGCGGAAGGGGCAATGTGCGCCAGTGGATGCGCCAGTATGGCTGGGATATGTCTTTCCAAGACATCAGGCAAATTCCTTTCCGTGAGACGCGCGAATATGTCACAAAGGTGCTGCGTAATAAAAGGCGTTATCAGGAGTTGTATGGAAAATAGGAGGTGCTGTCTTGCGTTTAGGCAAGATATGGCTCGCCGCCGCTCTGTCGCTAATATTAGTGCTTGCCGTCGGTTGCGGCGGAACAAAACTTAATTCCGAGGGACAGGAGACACGAGAGCTGCAGCAAGGCGGTCAGCTTGTTTATGGCAGTTTGCAAGAGCCAAACACGCTTAATCCGCTGCTATCTGACCTTTTGGCGACAGCCGAAGTAGGCAGTCTTATTTTCAGCGGTTTAATTA contains these protein-coding regions:
- a CDS encoding lytic transglycosylase domain-containing protein, whose translation is MRVLSWLKALVVGLFVLAAGSYAVYNSEWFQKKYLYPFPYQNLVYQYSLEHNLDPFLVAGLIRTESKFVPQAVSPKGALGLMQIMPETGQWLAGQIGRRDFQVQDLTDPETNIAFGTWYLASLKREFQDNEVLALAAYNGGRGNVRQWMRQYGWDMSFQDIRQIPFRETREYVTKVLRNKRRYQELYGK